Proteins from one Podospora pseudocomata strain CBS 415.72m chromosome 4, whole genome shotgun sequence genomic window:
- a CDS encoding hypothetical protein (EggNog:ENOG503NWAP; COG:S), with translation MPSKRKLDLPPAEIYKAAKLASNGSRHAHVEEDDDLEAGPAPPPEDDDGDYGPSAPPEDDDGDDEEGRFFGGGITETEKEVLDFMDSNQQSTAFDAGPETIDGSWLKKTALSFEKKISRNAELRAKFENDPSKFIDSEADLDSAIKSLSILSDHPSLYPLFAQLGSAASLVSLLAHENTDIAIDAVEILSELTDQDVSASEPDWSSLVNACLEADLLGLLTSNFSRLDETNESDREGVYHALSLLENLSSSPTICDKLGSDKPLVQYLLNRISTPQEKETSQNKQYSAEILAILVSSSLRNRTCLVSLNAVDILLQQIAPYRKRDPDKSSSSYTPEFIRNSFECLSSLVSSPEGKKAFIEAEGVELCLIMLKDGGPKITKPSSLRLLDHACAFSPEMATKIVTEGGLKTLFTMFMKNKTSVGQTTEHLIGIFASMLRFLPAESPERIRTLAKFVEKEYEKLEKTVQLRREYAARLGVVDAAIQEENNTLDRKEREEMEDEFFSRRLDAGLFCLQSIDVVLAWLIAEDDGARDKIKKLLADRDEDLGVLRKTIQEQIEGVDEGGEDGRETKEMLSTLIRFLV, from the coding sequence ATGCCCAGCAAACGGAAGCTGGATCTTCCCCCGGCTGAAATCTACAAAGCAGCCAAACTCGCCTCCAATGGCTCCCGACATGCTCACGtagaggaagacgacgatcTCGAAGCTGgtccagctcccccaccagaagacgatgatggcgactACGGTCCATCAGCGCCACCAGAGGatgacgacggcgacgacgaagaaggcCGATTCTTTGGCGGCGGGATaacagaaacagaaaaagaagtccTCGATTTTATGGATTCCAATCAACAATCCACCGCGTTTGACGCAGGCCCCGAAACGATCGACGGCTCCTGGCTCAAGAAaaccgccctctccttcgaGAAGAAAATCTCGCGCAACGCCGAGCTCCGCGCCAAATTCGAAAACGACCCCAGCAAGTTCATCGACTCGGAAGCCGACCTCGACTCGGCAATCAAgtccctctccatcctctccgacCACCCATCCCTCTACCCCCTCTTCGCCCAGCTCGGCAGCGCCGCCAGCCTCGTTTCCTTGCTAGCCCACGAGAACACCGACATCGCCATCGACGCAGTAGAGATCCTCTCCGAGCTCACAGACCAAGATGTCTCCGCCTCCGAACCCGACTGGTCCTCCCTCGTCAACGCCTGCCTCGAGGCCGATCTGTTAGGTCTCCTAACCTCCAACTTTTCCCGCCTAGACGAAACCAACGAGTCCGACCGCGAGGGGGTATAccacgccctctccctcctcgaaaaCCTTTCCAGTTCCCCAACCATATGCGACAAACTCGGCTCTGACAAGCCCCTGGTTCAATACCTCCTGAACCgcatctccaccccccaagaGAAGGAAACCTCCCAAAACAAACAATACTCCGCCGAAATCCTGGCcatcctcgtctcctcctcccttcgcAACCGGACTTGTCTCGTATCCCTCAACGCGGTGGATATTCTCCTTCAACAGATCGCCCCTTACCGCAAACGCGACCCAGACAAGAGCTCATCATCTTACACCCCCGAATTCATCCGCAACTCATTCGAGTGTCTATCCAGTCTTGTCTCCTCTCCCGAAGGGAAAAAAGCCTTTATCGAAGCAGAAGGGGTGGAGCTCTGTCTCATTATGCTGAAGGACGGGGGCCCAAAGATAACCAAACCGTCCTCACTACGACTGCTCGACCACGCATGCGCGTTTTCTCCCGAGATGGCAACCAAGATTGTGAcagagggggggttgaagacTTTGTTTACGATGTTTATGAAGAATAAGACTTCTGTAGGGCAGACAACGGAGCATCTAATCGGGATATTTGCCTCGATGCTTCGTTTCCTACCAGCCGAGTCCCCTGAACGAATCAGGACGCTGGCAAAGTTTGTCGAGAAGGAGTATGAGAAATTAGAAAAGACAGTGCAGCTAAGGAGGGAGTACGCTGCCAGGTTGGGGGTAGTGGATGCTGCTATTCAAGAAGAAAATAACACGCTGGATaggaaagagagggaggaaaTGGAGGATGAGTTCTTCTCCAGGAGGCTAGATGCGGGGTTGTTTTGCTTGCAGAGTATAGATGTTGTTCTTGCCTGGCTCATcgcggaggatgatggcgcTAGGGACAAAATCAAAAAGTTGTTGGCCGACCGGGATGAGGATCttggggtgttgaggaaaaCGATACAAGAGCAgattgagggggtggatgaggggggcgaggatgggagggagacgAAGGAGATGTTGAGTACGTTGATCAGGTTTTTGGTGTGA
- a CDS encoding hypothetical protein (COG:U; BUSCO:EOG09265PWR; EggNog:ENOG503P53V), whose protein sequence is MSAQNSAGIQTLLDAERDASKIVQKAREYRTKRVREARDEAKKEIEAYRTKKEEEYKKFEAEHSQGNKAAEEEANKEADAQIAKIREAGKKNQDAVINDLLEAVFNPRPEPIAA, encoded by the exons ATG TCGGCCCAAAACTCCGCCGGGATCCAGACCCTTCTCGAC GCTGAGAGAGACGCCAGCAAGATTGTGCAAAAGG CTCGCGAGT ACCGCACCAAGCGCGTCCGTGAAGCCCGCGACGAAGCCAAAAAGGAGATCGAAGCCTACCGcaccaagaaggaggaggagtacaAGAAGTTTGAGGCCGAG CACAGCCAAGGCAACAAggccgccgaggaagaagccaACAAGGAGGCCGACGCTCAGATCGCCAAGATCAGGGAGGCGGGCAAGAAGAACCAGGACGCGGTCATCAATGATCTGCTCGAGGCTGTGTTTAACCCCAGGCCGGAGCCTATTGCTGCTTGA